GTTTCTTAAATATGGTGTTGATGAAAATGTTGATGAAagtgttgttgttggtggtggtgATGCTGGTGGTGATGCTGGTGAAAGAGATTGGTCTAAGATTTTGTCTGcattgcttccttttgttgttgCGGTTACTGCTGTTGCTGCTCTTTCTCAACCTTCCACTTTTACTTGGTGGGGTTTCTTAATTGGTTTctgttttcattaaaatattcaatGTAACTGACATTAACTATTTTCTTATTCCTATTATAAAACCCTTTTGTTGTTTTAGTTTATATATGTTTCTATTGATTGAACTAATGCTTGAAAGATGGTTTTTTTATTGAGACTATTGGGGAATGTTAATTAATTACTGAATGTTTAAATACTAGACTATGATGTGTTTGATTAATGGCTTGTAAGATAGTGTATTAGTATATTAGACCCTTTTTTGATATGGAAATTTGTTCACTGTGTTTATGGTGCATGCATCGGTGGCCGTTGAATTATGATTGAACGGTCCAAGTTCTCAACTTGATTTTTTGGACCGTTCAATTTTAATCCAACAGTTATCGATGTGCTGAATATGCGAGTGTGAATCCCTATTGAAGGGAATCCATATCCTTACTCTGATAGCTATCTGTCATTCAGGTCTTTATTATAAgaaaatttactttttagatgCATTGAATAATCGATGTATATTTGCATGTTCTTTTTTGGTTAATAATTTGTAATTCTAAGCATATAGAAATGAAAAAAGCTGAAATTTCAACTTGTTTTTGACTGTTTTCAGGGTATCTAAAGAGTTATATGCTCCAGCTCTTGGTGGCATTATGTTGTCTATTGGGATAGGACTATCCATAGAGGATTTCGCTCTTGCATTCAAAAGGTTGGAATTTCATTTTCATTACTGTTTTCGGCCAAGTTTTTAAGAAGTGAATTGAAATTCGTtgaatattcattattttgatgattttgttgttgcagGCCTTTACCACTTTCAATTGGATTTATTGCTCAATATGTGGTGAAACCTTTACTTGGTGTCTTGATTGCAAAGGCTTTTGGTTTGCCTGGGATGTTCTATGCAGGCTTTGTCCTCACTGCTTGTGTTTCGGGCGCTCAGTTATCTAGCTATGCAAACTTTATAAGCAAAGGGGATGTAGCCCTATGCATTGTTCTTACAAGCTATACCACTATTGCATCGGTTATTGTTACGCCTTTATTAACGGGTCTTCTAATTGGATCTGTAGTGCCGGTTGATGCAGTTGCCATGTCAAAGTCAATATTACAGGTAAGTAGAATCAATGTTGTGAAATAGTACTGTTATAGAGCTATCACATATCGGAATTTAAACAAATTGTCATTGTTTTGCGATACACTATTTAGTACAAAGTGTTGTAGCTATAGCTATAGCTATAGCGCTATTGCGTTTTTGAATTTAAACACATTGCTATTATTCTACAATATACTATTTAGCATAACTATATAGTGCAAAGTGTTGTCGCCATAGCACCATAGCTTAGTGAAATTCAAACAGACCATTATTTTCTACAATTTGCATTTGACAACACTAACCCGAATTTGATTATTGACAGCTTAATTTGTAAAAATTCGACAGGTTGTTCTTGCTCCAGTGACACTTGGTCTTCTTCTCAATACATATGCAAAGCCAGTTGTATCCATTCTTCGGCCTGTGATGCCGTTTGTTGCTATGATTTGCACTTCATTGTGCATTGGCAGCCCACTCGCCATAAACCGAAGTCAAATTTTGTCAGGCGATGGTCTTCGGTTGGTTTTTCCAGTATTAATATTTCATGCTGCTGCCTTCACCTTAGGATATTGGTTCTCAAATCTTCCACCCTTAAGGTATGCTCACTTTAGAAAGTATCGTGAAAAAGTTGCAGATTCCAGTAATTAGTTATATTTGTTCAAAATATCGTCTGACGTATCGCTATCACATAAATATACTGTCACAGGCAAGAAGAACGGGTGAACCGGACGATTTCATTATGCACTGGAATGCAGAGCTCGACCCTTGCAGGTCTTCTTGCAACACAATTTTTAGGGAGTAGTCAAGCAGTTCCTCCTGCATGTTCTGTTGTTGCTATGGCTATAATGGGTCTTTGTCTTGCTTCTTTTTGGGGAAAGGGTTATGAAATTAGAAATCTTCTGTCATCATTGCCTTCATTCAGAACAAATTCTGCTGTTAAGGCTTAATTTCTTGTTTCATTTTTTGATGGTATCGGTTCGAGGTTGAATCTTGATAAATTTAATGTAGGTAGGTAGGTAGGTATACAAGGAATTTCAAGTGTATAGGTTAGTCAGAAAGAGTTTTTGTTAGTAACACGGTATGAACATCCGAAAGGAAATGTAGGAAATGTTGCGTTGTGACGAGGTAGGTACGGAACCGGATGCACTTATACAAATTATCATAGAACTGGTATATCATTGATGATTGATTTACTGATTAACAAATCGCTCTCACAGGTTTCTGTGTTCGAGCTAGCTTGTTGATTTGTGTGATTTTTTATTCTATGAACCTATGATCTGCAAACCAAGCAAGGTTGTATTATAGGAAATGTGGTAGAAACACTTGTCTAGATGCAGGTCATGATGAAATTGAATATTACCTAACACACCATGAACTTTACTGATAAAGAAacgggttaatacctattttgccccctgccatataggcgccATATAGGCGTCATTTGAAAaaaccccctgcaaaaaaaaagttgcaagaattcccctaacatttaaagattctctcattttaaaccttCGTCAGATCCAGTCATCCAAAATGCTTACGTggcatgtatttttttattttttaattgtttctaaTGACGTGGATGCCCAGGtggctttttattttaatttatcattatTTATAATGTCACGTATGCAATTTATATCATATTAATTTTTGGTTGATATattaaaaccttttaaataagCAAAATATGTTGGAAGTGGGAGTTGAACTTCCATAGGAATTCATTGCGCCTAACCACTAGGGTGGACAAATTATTTTGTTAATCAATTACTTTGGATGATATATATTATTAACGTTGTTAAATTAATTTGAATGATATACAAGTAATACTGTATAAATACTATATAAGTATATATTGAACATAAACTATATAAGTATAAATGTTAACGTTAAATTAATTtactatatatatactatatatatactattgaACATAAACTAATTtactatatatatactatatatatactattgaACATAAACGTTAACGTTAAATtaatactatatatatactatataagtattttgttattcaaatactTTGAAtgatatatactatatatatactattcaaattaatttattttactgttaatgttattaattaatatttgtttatattaatttaatttagtttatattttctaattaatattagtttaatttaatttaacgtttatgattatttaatttaatttatttaatattattttactattaacattatatttaagttaattaatttaatttatattaacgttatatttaaacaatttatattaatatttatatttaatttaatttagtattaacgttattaattaatattaaaaaaatagcaACAGTAAAATGTAAactaaaatagtaataattataacaaaaatataacgttattgtttaaattaatataaaatgtttaaattaaattaattaacttaaatataacgttaatagtaaaataatgttaaattaaattaaactaatattaattagaaaatataaactaaattaaattaatataacaagtatataattagttgtatataattattaaatgcaAATAATAAGTTGAAAACTATAAGAATAATTAAATGTAAACATATTTCAGCTTTGAACTTGCAGCCTAGTGGTTAGGTGCTACATCTTGTAGTGGAAGGGAGTGGGTTCAATTCCTACCTccaaaaaatttttaaaaaatcaaaaaaatacatgCCACGTAAGCATTTTGGATGACTGGATCTGACGaaggtttaaaatgagagaatctttaaatgttaggggaattcttgcaactttttttttgcagGAGTTTTTCAAATGTCGCATATATGGCAgggggaaaataggtattaaccctaaagAAACCATAGATTTTTCACACCATTGAGTAATCTAGATTTTCATAAACTCAACTACTAGCTCTTGGTGTACACACAAATGGTATAGTGCCgatgaagaaaaaaatttatttatttgaaggTATTTGTCTaacatttgtttatttatttaaagacaTTTGTCTGACTTTTCTAATATGTGTTTACAAGTGTTATATAAGTGTCAAATACAACGTCACTGCTACTTTAGCCATATATTGCTGGCCTTTGTTAATTGCACAACCCTTATTTAACATTCAAACACTATAGCATTTCTCCCCTCTACTCCCCTAGGCAAATAAGAGTGTTGTTTTTCACTTCTTTCTACTATTGCAAAATGTTTAGACATATTTACCATTTGCCAGTTGTAGAACATAGACGTTGCTTTACAAAAATTGTCAAGATAATAACATCAAATGATCAATGCGTTCTTTTTGGGTACATTTTAAAGGTGAATAATAtaatagtttataaaaaatatcttcattttgacaatttaaataaaaattattgtatttaatttatttaacattatttattttattattatattatagttaTTACTATGGGTATTAACTTTATCTAGCTTGAAATGGTATTAGAGTAAGTGTGTGTTTGGAAACCAGTTCAAAAACCACGTCAATTCTAAAACCACAATATGGTGTTCCAATTTGCCTTTAATTTGAGAAGTTAGAAATCCAAACATCTAAACATATGCTAAGTCCAACCACATTGCTACATAATACATGAACAAGGAGAATTTTTCCTTGACACCCCCAAATTGCACCCCATATGAGCAATATTTTTATCGTTGTGCTTTTGCAATAATTtcgattttttaaaaaagtacCGTTAACTATTGGATTTTTCTACATAGTATCatattttttttgtgtgtttataTGAAGAAGTACTAGATACTGCAAAAAAATACTAGATTTTTCatattatttgaaaaaatattggaatttctgaaaaaaaaaacattattttttttataattaaaagaagaaatattgattttttttcaaataaccaGTGTATGTAAatcaaatgttttaaaaaatccaATAACTTATAacggaaaaaaaattcaaataaccaagtttaaaaaaattttacTCAAAAAATCAGGTTTTGGGCGAAATTACCTGGGTAACCAGGTTTGGGAGGTGCCCTACACATAAGAGCCACCTCCCGTGGCGCCATTGTTGTAAAATTTCTTCTtatgcgccacctggggtggcgccttAGTTCTGGGAAGAACTATtaagccacctagggtggcgccaTAGTGTTAGccctttttttgttttattttaaatttttttaaataaaaaaactatgtgTTAGGGTATTTTTCGACACATTTTCTCAGCCGTTTCTCACATTTTCTTCCATATTTGCTATCATGAACTTAACCGGGTTGTTGTCACGGAAAAAAAGATTTTGATAGAAaacattcattcattaattaaaagataCATTGAAAGTCACTAACAGAAAATAAGAaaagtaaaacatctaagaaatcacaacggttaaaacaatgtcatctgtTCTATGCATCATTCGAGTGCAATCCACGTCGTATGCCACATTCTCCCACCAACGTTGCCTTTCTCCGATGACAACACCAccccttgttttaagcctcttgataCTTCTTATCTCTTCGTCGGGTCGGTACTCCTCTTCCAAAAACCTCaggagagtcctcttgagttgggcCACAGAATTgatattccaaaacattaccGGCATGTGGGGTTTCAGTGCAGAGTATATGACATGCCCGCTCCTTCTGGGGTAATCTGGTTCATAGTCGAGATGTTTCTTTGGTGGCGGGGGCTCTGATTTCTGGTGCGATCCATCTGGCCTAATGCGAGCTTTCattgttgtgtttgtgtttggtgTTTGGTATTTATGTTTCTGTGTATGCATTCAACCTTAGAAACCCCTAATTTATAATAATAGTGGGTAGAAAAGGAGTACtgttgcgtactgtttacaagcacgcctaaATTGAATGATAAATGCAAGCACACTGATCAACACCTAACTTGACGtgactagacgaaagcatgcatatttgactgtccaaaataCAGACTGACAGTATGGGTCATGAAGACAGCTTCACTACAAGACAAATACATGagtagttgatttaattaaagatagTACAAATacataactagttgatttaataaaagataatacaaatatataagtagtacaaatacaaatataaatacataAGTAGTACAAATACAACTACAAAAACATTAGTAGTGCAAACACATGACATACAACTAATTGTTGGTGGAGGTAGCTCCACGATTAGGACATGTATTTTTATTGTGCCCGACTTCATGACATATGCCACACTTTAGTACCATTTTCTCATGATCATCCATTTCGGTTCTGATGCGTGTGCTGTTTGGTCGACCTCTTTTCTTTCGTCGCATGTTGTCATTAGGCCAAACCACGTCCCCCTCATacgcaggccaataatcctcctttgccatcacttGAAATGCATTGTTGTACACTCCGAGCAAGGTCTCCGCCTTATAAATGGGAGATAAAAGTGCTAACGGATCTTGGTGCGCATACGAACATGCTGCTATTACATGAGAGCATGGCATgcgaaaggcttgaaactttccgCAGTCGCACCACCCTTCGTCTGTAAGAACCCTGTATTGTTGTCTCTGAAGGCCCTCgttatggtcaattgtttctttgacactgaaggtccggttgaatcggtcgaaagatgTAACATTGTGGCTGTTGGCTTTGGCAGATTGttctttcatgaatttgacgcAGGTTTCGCTGAATACT
This genomic window from Vicia villosa cultivar HV-30 ecotype Madison, WI unplaced genomic scaffold, Vvil1.0 ctg.000081F_1_1, whole genome shotgun sequence contains:
- the LOC131623831 gene encoding probable sodium/metabolite cotransporter BASS3, chloroplastic, encoding MASVSVFSPFHNIKQNRNLSTSQPLLRSRSSFSVQTVSSNSRGGAMSVFACSTSNFHRRDGFSDKQRKSPFLKYGVDENVDESVVVGGGDAGGDAGERDWSKILSALLPFVVAVTAVAALSQPSTFTWVSKELYAPALGGIMLSIGIGLSIEDFALAFKRPLPLSIGFIAQYVVKPLLGVLIAKAFGLPGMFYAGFVLTACVSGAQLSSYANFISKGDVALCIVLTSYTTIASVIVTPLLTGLLIGSVVPVDAVAMSKSILQVVLAPVTLGLLLNTYAKPVVSILRPVMPFVAMICTSLCIGSPLAINRSQILSGDGLRLVFPVLIFHAAAFTLGYWFSNLPPLRQEERVNRTISLCTGMQSSTLAGLLATQFLGSSQAVPPACSVVAMAIMGLCLASFWGKGYEIRNLLSSLPSFRTNSAVKA